In Mastacembelus armatus chromosome 5, fMasArm1.2, whole genome shotgun sequence, a single genomic region encodes these proteins:
- the slc38a3b gene encoding sodium-coupled neutral amino acid transporter 3 isoform X1, producing the protein MMEPAQSEMNILSNGKGHDHEEDMGVPMKTMLEEDQNGTQTLRFDDPDGGLENEEFLPSTGGKKPMRFTDFEGKTSFGMSVFNLGNAIMGSGILGLAYAMANTGILLFLFLLTAVAVLSCYSIHLLLKSSGIVGIRAYEQLGYRAFGNPGKMAAGIAITLQNIGAMSSYLYIVKSELPLVIQAFLKADSNSDVWYLDGNYLVVMVSAGIILPLSLMKQLGYLGYTSGFSLSCMVFFLTAVTYKKFQIPCPFEEYSANSTDAHLNLNVSNHGHEYNMDLVHDNKGSQCSPDMFTINSKTAYTIPILAFAFVCHPEVLPIYTELRNPTQKKMQKVSNVSILVMYIMYFLAALFGYLTFFDNVETELLHTYNRIDPYDTLILCVRVAVLTAVTLTVPIVLFPVRRAIQQMAFPDKTFNWLRHIAIALILLTSINMLVIFAPNILDIFGIIGATSAPCLIFIFPAVFYIRIVPKDEEPMNSFHKILAVCFAVLGVSFMVMSLSFIFIDWTTGSSHGVGGH; encoded by the exons ATGATGGAACCTGCTCAGTCAGAGATGAACATCTTATCCAATGGAAAAGGACATGACCACGAAGAAGACATGGGTGTGCCAATGAAGACAATGCTAGAGGAGGATCA AAATGGCACTCAGACTCTAAG ATTTGATGATCCTGATGGAGGACTGGAGAATGAAGAATTTTTGCCCAGTACAGGTGGAAAGAAACCCATGCGCTTCACAGAT TTTGAAGGAAAGACCTCTTTTGGCATGTCCGTCTTCAACCTGGGGAATGCTATTATGGGCAGTGGAATACTCGGATTGGCGTATGCCATGGCCAACACTGGCATACTCCTATTCTT GTTTCTTCTGACTGCTGTAGCAGTCCTGTCATGTTACTCCATTCATCTGCTGCTTAAATCTTCTGGCATTGTGG GTATTCGAGCTTATGAACAGCTGGGGTACAGGGCTTTTGGCAATCCTGGAAAAATGGCTGCTGGTATAGCGATCACCCTGCAGAATATTGGAG cTATGTCCAGCTACTTATACATCGTTAAATCTGAGTTACCACTGGTAATCCAAGCTTTTCTCAAGGCAGACTCCAACTCAGA TGTCTGGTACTTAGATGGAAACTACCTGGTCGTCATGGTCTCTGCCGGTATCATCCTGCCCCTGTCTCTAATGAAGCAGCTTG GTTACCTCGGCTACACGAGTGGGTTTTCTCTCAGCTGCATGGTGTTCTTTCTCACTGCA GTCACTTATAAGAAATTTCAGATTCCCTGCCCATTTGAGGAATACTCAGCCAATAGTACTGATGCCCACCTCAACCTGAATGTCTCAAACCATGGCCATGAGTACAACATGGATCTGGTTCATGACAACAAAGGCTCCCAGTGCTCACCGGATATGTTCACTATCAATTCAAAG ACAGCATATACCATCCCCATCTTGGCTTTTGCCTTTGTTTGCCACCCTGAGGTCCTGCCCATCTACACTGAGCTCCGCAA TccaacacagaaaaagatgcaaaaagTGTCCAACGTCTCCATCTTAGTCATGTACATCATGTACTTTCTGGCAGCTCTCTTTGGTTACCTGACCTTTTTTG ACAACGTGGAGACTGAACTGTTGCACACTTACAACCGGATTGATCCTTATGACACTTTGATCCTTTGTGTGCGAGTGGCCGTCCTTACTGCTGTCACACTGACAGTCCCTATTGTGTTGTTCCCT GTGCGTAGAGCCATCCAACAAATGGCATTCCCTGACAAGACTTTCAACTGGTTGCGTCACATTGCTATTGCTCTTATTCTGCTGACCTCCATCAACATGCTGGTGATATTTGCTCCAAACATTCTGGACATTTTCGGCATCATTG GTGCCACATCGGCTCCTTGCctcattttcatctttcctGCTGTATTCTACATCCGCATCGTTCCTAAAGATGAAGAACCCATGAACTCTTTTCATAAGATACTG GCTGTCTGCTTTGCTGTTTTGGGTGTCTCCTTCATGGTAATGAGTCTGAGCTTCATATTCATTGACTGGACAACAGGGAGCAGCCATGGTGTAGGAGGccactag
- the slc38a3b gene encoding sodium-coupled neutral amino acid transporter 3 isoform X2 yields MMEPAQSEMNILSNGKGHDHEEDMGVPMKTMLEEDQFDDPDGGLENEEFLPSTGGKKPMRFTDFEGKTSFGMSVFNLGNAIMGSGILGLAYAMANTGILLFLFLLTAVAVLSCYSIHLLLKSSGIVGIRAYEQLGYRAFGNPGKMAAGIAITLQNIGAMSSYLYIVKSELPLVIQAFLKADSNSDVWYLDGNYLVVMVSAGIILPLSLMKQLGYLGYTSGFSLSCMVFFLTAVTYKKFQIPCPFEEYSANSTDAHLNLNVSNHGHEYNMDLVHDNKGSQCSPDMFTINSKTAYTIPILAFAFVCHPEVLPIYTELRNPTQKKMQKVSNVSILVMYIMYFLAALFGYLTFFDNVETELLHTYNRIDPYDTLILCVRVAVLTAVTLTVPIVLFPVRRAIQQMAFPDKTFNWLRHIAIALILLTSINMLVIFAPNILDIFGIIGATSAPCLIFIFPAVFYIRIVPKDEEPMNSFHKILAVCFAVLGVSFMVMSLSFIFIDWTTGSSHGVGGH; encoded by the exons ATGATGGAACCTGCTCAGTCAGAGATGAACATCTTATCCAATGGAAAAGGACATGACCACGAAGAAGACATGGGTGTGCCAATGAAGACAATGCTAGAGGAGGATCA ATTTGATGATCCTGATGGAGGACTGGAGAATGAAGAATTTTTGCCCAGTACAGGTGGAAAGAAACCCATGCGCTTCACAGAT TTTGAAGGAAAGACCTCTTTTGGCATGTCCGTCTTCAACCTGGGGAATGCTATTATGGGCAGTGGAATACTCGGATTGGCGTATGCCATGGCCAACACTGGCATACTCCTATTCTT GTTTCTTCTGACTGCTGTAGCAGTCCTGTCATGTTACTCCATTCATCTGCTGCTTAAATCTTCTGGCATTGTGG GTATTCGAGCTTATGAACAGCTGGGGTACAGGGCTTTTGGCAATCCTGGAAAAATGGCTGCTGGTATAGCGATCACCCTGCAGAATATTGGAG cTATGTCCAGCTACTTATACATCGTTAAATCTGAGTTACCACTGGTAATCCAAGCTTTTCTCAAGGCAGACTCCAACTCAGA TGTCTGGTACTTAGATGGAAACTACCTGGTCGTCATGGTCTCTGCCGGTATCATCCTGCCCCTGTCTCTAATGAAGCAGCTTG GTTACCTCGGCTACACGAGTGGGTTTTCTCTCAGCTGCATGGTGTTCTTTCTCACTGCA GTCACTTATAAGAAATTTCAGATTCCCTGCCCATTTGAGGAATACTCAGCCAATAGTACTGATGCCCACCTCAACCTGAATGTCTCAAACCATGGCCATGAGTACAACATGGATCTGGTTCATGACAACAAAGGCTCCCAGTGCTCACCGGATATGTTCACTATCAATTCAAAG ACAGCATATACCATCCCCATCTTGGCTTTTGCCTTTGTTTGCCACCCTGAGGTCCTGCCCATCTACACTGAGCTCCGCAA TccaacacagaaaaagatgcaaaaagTGTCCAACGTCTCCATCTTAGTCATGTACATCATGTACTTTCTGGCAGCTCTCTTTGGTTACCTGACCTTTTTTG ACAACGTGGAGACTGAACTGTTGCACACTTACAACCGGATTGATCCTTATGACACTTTGATCCTTTGTGTGCGAGTGGCCGTCCTTACTGCTGTCACACTGACAGTCCCTATTGTGTTGTTCCCT GTGCGTAGAGCCATCCAACAAATGGCATTCCCTGACAAGACTTTCAACTGGTTGCGTCACATTGCTATTGCTCTTATTCTGCTGACCTCCATCAACATGCTGGTGATATTTGCTCCAAACATTCTGGACATTTTCGGCATCATTG GTGCCACATCGGCTCCTTGCctcattttcatctttcctGCTGTATTCTACATCCGCATCGTTCCTAAAGATGAAGAACCCATGAACTCTTTTCATAAGATACTG GCTGTCTGCTTTGCTGTTTTGGGTGTCTCCTTCATGGTAATGAGTCTGAGCTTCATATTCATTGACTGGACAACAGGGAGCAGCCATGGTGTAGGAGGccactag